In one window of Meiothermus sp. DNA:
- a CDS encoding MBL fold metallo-hydrolase: MQITPFGAAQTVTGSCHLVEHRDFRLLLDCGAYQGADEERNEEPFGFDPQRIDAVLISHAHNDHIGRLPLLVRRSYRGRVYVTEPTRLILPVILQDSLKLMQEERERLARKGREVPPLSWDEKDLAELYGRLEEVTYYQTQSLGPFRYRLRDAGHLPGSAFIQLEADDKTLIFSGDLGHRRKDVLTDPDYPAQVDLMVCEGTYGDRSHRPFAATLEEFADILNGVLSQEGKVFIPSFALERTQEILFYIRELEQREAIPVVPVFVDSPMASKISEIYPKVRDFFSTEVQHIYSHGLDPFRPRRLDYTQSVEESKALNLMKGPLIIIAGNGMLSGGRILHHLRHGLPEAKNAVIITGYQPRGGLGELLIHGAETVRMFGETVRVRAKTHTLGGFSGHAGRDELLDWLDSEKRVALVHGEVDKLQSLGQALRERGKEAFLAEWGKPIEV; the protein is encoded by the coding sequence ATGCAAATTACTCCTTTTGGGGCGGCCCAGACCGTGACCGGTAGCTGTCATTTGGTTGAACACCGGGATTTCAGATTGTTGCTCGATTGTGGGGCCTACCAGGGGGCGGACGAAGAGCGCAACGAGGAGCCTTTTGGTTTTGACCCCCAGCGCATAGATGCAGTGCTAATTTCGCACGCTCACAACGACCATATTGGACGCTTGCCCTTGCTGGTGCGTCGGAGCTACAGGGGCCGGGTGTATGTGACCGAGCCCACCCGGCTGATTTTGCCGGTAATATTGCAAGATTCGCTCAAGCTGATGCAGGAAGAGCGCGAGCGCCTGGCGCGCAAAGGACGTGAGGTGCCCCCCTTGTCCTGGGACGAAAAAGACCTGGCCGAGCTCTATGGCCGCCTGGAAGAGGTCACCTATTACCAGACTCAGAGCCTGGGGCCATTCCGTTACCGTTTGCGCGATGCGGGCCACCTGCCGGGTAGTGCCTTTATTCAGCTTGAAGCCGATGACAAGACCCTGATTTTCAGCGGTGACCTGGGACACCGGCGCAAGGATGTGCTCACCGACCCCGATTACCCCGCCCAGGTAGACCTGATGGTCTGCGAAGGAACTTATGGCGACCGCTCCCACCGCCCCTTTGCTGCCACCCTGGAAGAGTTCGCCGACATTCTAAACGGGGTGCTGAGCCAGGAGGGCAAGGTGTTCATTCCGTCGTTTGCCCTCGAGCGCACCCAGGAGATTCTGTTTTATATCCGCGAGCTCGAGCAGCGGGAGGCCATTCCTGTGGTTCCGGTGTTTGTGGACTCGCCCATGGCCTCCAAAATCAGCGAGATTTACCCAAAAGTGCGGGACTTCTTTAGCACTGAAGTGCAGCACATCTATTCGCATGGGCTTGATCCCTTTCGTCCCAGGCGCCTCGACTACACCCAAAGCGTGGAAGAGTCCAAAGCCCTCAACTTGATGAAAGGGCCCCTGATCATAATTGCCGGCAACGGGATGCTTTCCGGTGGGCGCATCCTGCACCACCTGCGCCACGGCCTGCCCGAGGCAAAAAATGCGGTCATCATCACCGGTTACCAGCCCAGGGGGGGCCTGGGCGAGCTACTTATCCATGGCGCCGAGACAGTGCGGATGTTCGGCGAAACCGTTAGGGTACGGGCCAAAACCCATACCCTGGGGGGTTTTTCGGGCCATGCGGGCCGCGATGAACTGCTCGACTGGCTGGACAGTGAGAAGCGGGTGGCGCTGGTACACGGCGAGGTGGACAAACTGCAAAGCCTGGGTCAGGCTCTGCGTGAGCGTGGCAAAGAGGCTTTTTTGGCTGAGTGGGGTAAACCCATAGAAGTTTAG
- a CDS encoding TetR/AcrR family transcriptional regulator: protein MTPKSAKSSGLKTEPKAKLSRERVLQKALEIADQEGIQALTMRRLALELEVEAMSLYYHFANKDRLLDGMIDRVFAEIELPPAGEWRSRIRTRAHSARAALVRHRWALGLMESRTSPGPATLRHHNAVLECFRKNGFSVAAAAHAYSLLDSYVYGFVLQQLNLPFNTFEEAGPAAESIMAEVAAGEYPYLVEMASEHVFKPGYDYAEEFGIGLEIVLDGLERLRKTT from the coding sequence ATGACCCCGAAATCCGCCAAATCATCCGGGCTAAAAACCGAGCCTAAAGCCAAACTGAGCCGCGAACGGGTTTTACAAAAAGCCCTGGAAATAGCCGACCAGGAGGGTATACAGGCTCTCACCATGCGCCGCCTGGCGCTGGAGCTTGAGGTGGAGGCCATGTCGCTTTACTACCACTTCGCCAACAAGGATCGGCTTCTGGACGGCATGATTGACCGGGTGTTTGCCGAGATTGAGCTACCCCCAGCGGGCGAATGGAGGAGCAGGATTCGGACCAGGGCGCACTCCGCTAGGGCCGCTCTGGTGCGCCACCGCTGGGCCCTGGGGCTGATGGAATCGCGCACCTCGCCTGGCCCGGCAACCCTACGCCACCACAATGCGGTACTCGAGTGCTTCCGCAAAAATGGCTTCTCGGTGGCAGCCGCCGCCCATGCCTACTCGCTATTGGATAGCTATGTGTATGGCTTTGTTTTGCAGCAGCTCAACCTGCCCTTCAATACCTTCGAGGAGGCAGGCCCCGCCGCCGAAAGCATTATGGCCGAGGTAGCTGCGGGGGAATATCCGTACCTGGTCGAGATGGCTAGCGAACATGTATTCAAACCAGGCTACGATTACGCTGAAGAGTTTGGAATTGGACTCGAGATTGTGCTGGATGGACTAGAGCGCCTCCGCAAGACAACCTGA
- the rplK gene encoding 50S ribosomal protein L11 produces the protein MKKIAAMVKLQLPAGKATPAPPVGPALGQHGANIMEFVKQFNAASASMGDAIVPVEITIFSDRSFTFITKTPPASYLIRKAAGIEKGSGKTGREKVGQLTWEQCLQIAKQKMADMNANDVEAAARQIAGSARAMGVEVTGVPHA, from the coding sequence ATGAAAAAAATAGCTGCTATGGTCAAACTGCAGCTTCCGGCGGGCAAGGCCACGCCTGCGCCGCCGGTAGGCCCGGCCCTGGGGCAACACGGGGCCAACATCATGGAGTTCGTGAAGCAGTTCAACGCTGCCAGCGCCAGCATGGGCGACGCCATTGTGCCCGTAGAGATCACCATCTTCTCCGACCGCTCCTTCACCTTCATCACCAAGACCCCCCCGGCCTCCTACCTGATTCGCAAGGCCGCCGGGATCGAAAAGGGTTCGGGCAAGACCGGGCGTGAAAAGGTGGGCCAGCTCACCTGGGAGCAGTGCCTCCAGATTGCCAAGCAAAAAATGGCTGATATGAACGCCAACGATGTGGAAGCCGCCGCTCGCCAGATTGCCGGTTCGGCCCGCGCGATGGGTGTAGAAGTGACGGGGGTGCCCCATGCCTAA
- a CDS encoding 8-oxo-dGTP diphosphatase, whose translation MLVNVLVLPLDRPQHRVLLGFKKTGFGAGKYGGFGGKLEVGETLAVAAVRELQEESGLLAKPHNLWYAAQLEFLFPACPDWNRTVHVFRLEFWEGEPQESDQIRPEWFGLDELPLKQMWADVPYWLPQILQGNRLKMRFTYRQDNQTVELVEELE comes from the coding sequence ATGCTGGTTAACGTGCTGGTGCTGCCGCTGGATCGGCCCCAGCACCGTGTCTTGTTGGGTTTCAAAAAGACGGGTTTTGGGGCAGGCAAGTACGGGGGTTTTGGTGGAAAGCTCGAGGTCGGTGAGACCCTGGCCGTGGCTGCTGTACGCGAGCTACAGGAAGAGTCGGGCTTGCTGGCCAAACCGCACAACCTCTGGTATGCGGCCCAACTGGAGTTTTTGTTTCCAGCTTGTCCGGATTGGAACCGCACCGTACACGTGTTCCGCCTCGAGTTCTGGGAGGGCGAGCCCCAGGAATCTGACCAAATCCGGCCCGAGTGGTTCGGCCTAGACGAACTCCCCCTGAAGCAGATGTGGGCCGATGTCCCCTACTGGCTGCCCCAGATATTGCAGGGCAACAGGCTAAAGATGCGTTTCACCTACCGCCAGGATAATCAGACGGTAGAGCTAGTTGAAGAACTCGAGTGA
- a CDS encoding fatty acid desaturase — MTEEQHLREYTKALKARLPRHFFEPVPARLAYLPVFLALFGLCTWGIVATPYVLLKLLLSLGIGYSFIGLGFLAHEILHGAVTKNPVVRSVTGTIAFLPLMVGARLWRKWHNVEHHGHTQHPEDDPDAMGALESAIQKPFVKWMFRQVPALRSFFLFFSFTFWFTLHAHMMFRRFLPDFKPAERPIVVFQAILPVLVWLLVLFMVGPLNFLFVFVIPWLLANFIAMSFIATNHLLNPITETNDPLMNSLTVRNPRWLEWLTLGFGYHIEHHVFPALSPKYAHVVAQKIKELWPERYNELPHWKALFYLWKTPRLYRDHRNLIEPTTGHVFGTLGFGLNDSKIKQPKSSRRGLGKKGLGE; from the coding sequence ATGACTGAAGAACAGCATCTACGAGAGTACACCAAGGCCCTAAAAGCCCGACTGCCCCGTCACTTTTTTGAGCCAGTTCCGGCTCGGCTGGCCTATCTGCCGGTATTTCTGGCCCTGTTTGGTTTGTGCACATGGGGCATTGTGGCAACCCCCTATGTCTTGCTCAAACTACTGTTGTCCCTTGGCATCGGATACTCGTTTATCGGGTTGGGCTTTCTGGCCCACGAAATCTTGCATGGTGCCGTGACCAAGAACCCTGTGGTGCGCTCAGTTACAGGAACCATCGCCTTTTTGCCGCTGATGGTGGGCGCCAGACTATGGCGCAAGTGGCACAACGTCGAACACCACGGCCACACCCAACACCCCGAAGACGACCCCGACGCTATGGGGGCCCTGGAGTCGGCGATCCAGAAGCCCTTCGTAAAGTGGATGTTCCGTCAGGTGCCTGCATTGCGTAGCTTCTTCCTGTTTTTCTCCTTTACGTTCTGGTTTACCTTGCACGCCCACATGATGTTCCGGCGTTTTTTGCCCGACTTCAAGCCTGCCGAGCGCCCCATTGTAGTATTTCAGGCGATATTACCGGTGCTGGTCTGGCTCCTGGTGCTCTTCATGGTGGGGCCCCTCAACTTCTTGTTTGTGTTTGTGATTCCCTGGCTGCTGGCCAACTTCATTGCCATGAGCTTCATCGCCACCAACCACCTGCTCAACCCCATTACCGAGACCAACGATCCGCTGATGAACAGCCTGACTGTGCGCAACCCGCGGTGGCTCGAGTGGCTCACCCTGGGCTTTGGCTACCATATCGAACACCACGTGTTTCCGGCGCTTTCTCCCAAATATGCCCACGTGGTGGCACAAAAAATCAAAGAGCTCTGGCCCGAGCGTTACAACGAACTGCCCCACTGGAAAGCTTTGTTTTATCTGTGGAAAACCCCGCGCCTCTACCGCGACCACCGCAATCTGATTGAGCCGACTACCGGCCATGTGTTTGGAACCCTGGGATTTGGGCTGAATGACAGCAAGATCAAGCAACCCAAATCCTCCCGGCGGGGGCTGGGCAAAAAAGGACTTGGGGAGTAG
- the secE gene encoding preprotein translocase subunit SecE — translation MAQEQNAAPKRPLGARIVNYFREARAELSRVTWSTRQEIIESTQVILVFAVVAMVVLGLIDTIFRFITVRLP, via the coding sequence ATGGCCCAAGAGCAAAACGCCGCCCCAAAGCGCCCCCTCGGTGCTCGGATTGTCAACTACTTCCGCGAGGCCCGCGCCGAGCTTTCCCGTGTCACCTGGTCTACCCGCCAGGAAATCATCGAATCCACCCAGGTTATCCTGGTCTTTGCAGTGGTGGCCATGGTAGTTCTGGGGCTGATCGACACCATCTTCCGCTTCATCACGGTGCGCCTGCCCTGA
- the rpmG gene encoding 50S ribosomal protein L33, with amino-acid sequence MASDVRIKLLLECTECKRRNYATEKNRRNTTAKLELKKFCPWCNKHLPHKEVKV; translated from the coding sequence ATGGCAAGCGATGTACGAATCAAGCTGCTCTTGGAGTGCACCGAGTGCAAACGCCGCAATTATGCGACTGAGAAAAACCGTCGCAACACTACGGCCAAGCTCGAGCTCAAGAAGTTTTGCCCCTGGTGCAACAAGCACCTGCCCCACAAGGAAGTAAAGGTCTAA
- a CDS encoding cold-shock protein yields the protein MNKGTVKWFNAEKGYGFIAQEGGPDVFVHFTAIQGQGFKSLNEGDRVEFEIEPGKNGKGPQAKNVKVA from the coding sequence ATGAACAAAGGTACTGTTAAGTGGTTCAACGCGGAAAAAGGTTACGGTTTCATTGCCCAGGAAGGTGGTCCCGATGTGTTTGTGCACTTCACCGCCATCCAGGGCCAGGGCTTCAAGAGCCTTAACGAAGGAGATCGCGTAGAGTTCGAGATCGAACCCGGTAAGAATGGCAAGGGCCCCCAAGCCAAGAATGTGAAAGTGGCGTAA
- the rplA gene encoding 50S ribosomal protein L1 has translation MPKHGKRYRALLEKVDLNKVYSVEEAAALIPQIKSAKFDETVEVHVKLGIDAKKSDQNVRSTVALPHGTGRSVRVLAIAKGDKIAEARDAGADIAAGEEIIQEILDGRSDFDAVVATPDVMGAVGSKLGRILGPKGMLPNPKAGTVGFNIGDMVREIKAGRIEFRNDKTGVVHGPVGKASFAPEKIAENVRAFIKAVESAKPDSAKGTYLRSVYLSTTMGPSIKISTGAAQQS, from the coding sequence ATGCCTAAGCACGGAAAGCGGTATCGTGCCCTGTTGGAAAAGGTAGACCTGAACAAGGTTTATTCGGTTGAAGAGGCTGCCGCCCTGATTCCCCAGATCAAGAGCGCCAAGTTCGACGAAACCGTTGAAGTACACGTCAAGCTGGGGATTGATGCCAAGAAGTCTGACCAAAACGTACGCTCTACCGTAGCCCTGCCCCACGGGACGGGCCGTAGTGTGCGGGTACTGGCCATTGCCAAGGGCGACAAGATTGCCGAGGCCCGTGACGCTGGGGCCGATATTGCTGCAGGCGAAGAAATCATTCAGGAAATCCTGGATGGTCGTTCCGACTTCGACGCGGTGGTCGCCACCCCTGACGTGATGGGAGCCGTGGGTTCCAAGCTCGGCCGTATCCTGGGCCCCAAGGGCATGTTGCCCAACCCCAAAGCCGGTACGGTGGGCTTCAACATAGGCGACATGGTGCGGGAGATCAAGGCAGGCCGGATCGAGTTCCGCAACGACAAGACCGGCGTGGTACACGGCCCCGTGGGCAAGGCCAGCTTCGCCCCTGAGAAAATCGCCGAGAACGTGCGGGCCTTCATCAAGGCCGTGGAGAGCGCTAAACCCGACAGTGCCAAGGGCACCTACCTGCGCTCGGTCTACCTCTCCACCACCATGGGGCCCAGCATCAAGATAAGCACCGGTGCTGCCCAGCAGTCTTAA
- the tuf gene encoding elongation factor Tu yields the protein MAKGVFERTKPHVNVGTIGHVDHGKTTLTAAITFVAAAANPNVEVQAYDQIDKAPEEKARGITINTAHVEYETQARHYSHVDCPGHADYVKNMITGAAQMDGAILVVSGTDGPMPQTREHILLSRQVGVPYIIVFLNKVDMVDDPELLDLVEMEIRDLLNQYEFPGDDTPIIRGSGLKALEHMMANPKTQRGENEWVDKIWELLDAIDSYIPTPQRDVDKPFLMPVEDVFTITGRGTVATGRVERGKIKTGEEVEIVGLRETQKTVVTGVEMHRKTLNEGIAGDNVGLLLRGVGREDIERGQVLAKPGSVTPHTKFEASVYILKKEEGGRHTGFFTNYRPQFYFRTTDVTGVVELPAGVEMVMPGDNITFTVELIKPIAMEEGLRFAIREGGRTVGAGVVAKIIE from the coding sequence ATGGCGAAAGGCGTATTTGAGCGCACCAAACCCCACGTAAACGTGGGGACCATCGGACACGTAGACCACGGGAAGACCACCTTGACGGCGGCGATTACCTTTGTAGCGGCGGCGGCCAACCCCAACGTGGAGGTGCAGGCCTACGATCAGATCGACAAGGCGCCCGAAGAGAAGGCCCGCGGGATTACCATCAATACTGCCCACGTGGAGTACGAGACCCAGGCCCGGCACTACTCCCACGTGGACTGCCCCGGCCACGCCGACTATGTGAAGAACATGATCACCGGGGCGGCCCAGATGGACGGGGCCATTCTGGTGGTGAGCGGTACCGATGGCCCCATGCCCCAGACCCGCGAGCACATTCTGCTTTCGCGCCAGGTGGGGGTGCCCTACATCATCGTCTTCCTGAATAAGGTGGACATGGTGGATGACCCCGAACTGCTGGATCTGGTGGAGATGGAGATCCGCGACCTGCTGAACCAGTACGAGTTCCCCGGGGACGATACCCCCATCATCCGGGGCTCGGGGCTCAAGGCGCTGGAGCACATGATGGCCAACCCCAAGACCCAGCGGGGGGAGAACGAGTGGGTGGATAAGATCTGGGAACTGCTGGACGCCATTGACTCCTACATCCCCACCCCCCAGCGCGATGTGGACAAGCCCTTCCTGATGCCGGTGGAGGATGTGTTCACCATCACCGGACGCGGTACCGTGGCCACGGGCCGGGTGGAGCGCGGCAAGATCAAGACCGGGGAGGAAGTGGAGATCGTGGGTCTGCGCGAGACCCAGAAGACGGTGGTGACCGGGGTGGAGATGCACCGCAAGACCCTCAACGAAGGCATTGCTGGCGATAACGTGGGCCTGTTGTTGCGCGGGGTGGGACGGGAAGACATCGAGCGGGGGCAGGTGCTGGCCAAGCCGGGCAGCGTGACCCCGCACACCAAGTTCGAGGCCTCGGTGTACATCCTGAAGAAGGAAGAGGGGGGCCGGCACACCGGATTCTTCACCAACTACCGTCCGCAGTTCTACTTCCGTACCACCGATGTGACCGGGGTGGTGGAGCTGCCCGCCGGGGTGGAGATGGTGATGCCGGGGGACAACATCACCTTCACGGTGGAGCTGATCAAGCCCATCGCCATGGAAGAAGGTCTGCGCTTCGCCATCCGCGAAGGCGGTCGCACCGTGGGCGCTGGTGTGGTGGCGAAGATTATCGAGTAA
- a CDS encoding cation diffusion facilitator family transporter — protein sequence MTPVRVLTLSLVVAGVVFGLKWLAYALTGSVALYSDALESVVNIVAAGAALIAVLVSRRPADNNHPYGHTKAEYFSAVLEGVLIVLAALAIVWEAWPKLITPEPITELGTGMLVSLGASGLNALLGWFLIRSGRKARSPAVVADGQHILTDVWTSVGVLAGIGLAWLSGWWVLDPLLAIAVAVNILWVGWRLVRDSVGGLMDESVPEHELTDIRNALNYALGGLASEGKVLEIHDLRTRRAGPRTFVEFHLVVPGSTSVEQAHQICDRLENALKAQIDGVHTTIHVEPDHKAKHSTFRIG from the coding sequence ATGACCCCCGTCCGTGTACTAACCTTGAGCCTCGTGGTAGCGGGGGTGGTGTTTGGCCTGAAGTGGCTGGCCTATGCACTTACTGGTTCGGTAGCCCTTTATTCCGACGCGCTCGAGTCTGTGGTCAATATTGTGGCAGCAGGAGCCGCTCTGATTGCGGTGCTGGTTTCGCGCCGCCCCGCCGACAACAATCATCCCTACGGTCACACCAAGGCCGAATACTTTTCGGCAGTGCTGGAGGGGGTTTTGATTGTGCTGGCCGCCCTGGCTATTGTGTGGGAAGCCTGGCCCAAACTAATCACACCGGAACCCATCACCGAGCTGGGCACGGGGATGTTGGTTTCGCTGGGGGCTTCAGGGCTCAATGCCCTCCTGGGCTGGTTTTTGATCCGAAGTGGGCGCAAAGCGCGTTCGCCCGCCGTGGTGGCCGATGGGCAGCACATTCTGACCGATGTCTGGACTTCGGTGGGGGTACTTGCGGGAATTGGGCTGGCCTGGCTAAGCGGCTGGTGGGTGCTCGACCCGTTGCTGGCCATTGCGGTAGCCGTCAATATCTTGTGGGTGGGTTGGCGCCTGGTGCGAGATTCTGTGGGCGGTCTGATGGACGAATCCGTTCCCGAGCATGAGTTGACCGATATACGCAATGCCCTCAACTATGCCCTGGGGGGCCTGGCTTCCGAAGGCAAAGTACTGGAAATCCACGACCTTCGAACCCGCCGGGCAGGGCCACGCACCTTTGTGGAGTTTCATTTAGTGGTGCCAGGGAGCACCTCGGTGGAGCAAGCCCATCAGATTTGCGACCGGCTCGAGAATGCCCTGAAAGCGCAGATAGACGGCGTTCATACCACCATACACGTAGAACCCGACCACAAGGCCAAGCATTCAACCTTCAGAATCGGTTAG
- the nusG gene encoding transcription termination/antitermination protein NusG, with protein sequence MSIEWYAVHTYVGYEDKVKQNLEQRVKALGMQDKIFQVLIPTEEVVEHREGGKKDVVRRKLYPGYIYVLVDLGDTPGEVNEAWEVVRNTPGVTGFVGTATHPVPLTPDEVQHLLEIAGLAGKKEAPKPQVTFKEGDVVRVASGPFADFTGVVGEVNLERQKVKVLVSIFGRETPVELEFSQVVRA encoded by the coding sequence ATGAGCATTGAATGGTACGCCGTCCACACCTATGTAGGCTACGAGGACAAGGTCAAGCAGAACCTCGAGCAACGGGTGAAGGCCCTCGGTATGCAGGACAAGATCTTCCAGGTCTTGATTCCTACCGAGGAGGTCGTGGAGCACCGCGAGGGGGGCAAAAAAGACGTGGTGCGCCGCAAACTCTACCCGGGCTACATCTATGTGCTGGTGGATTTGGGCGATACGCCAGGCGAGGTCAACGAAGCCTGGGAAGTGGTACGCAATACCCCTGGCGTGACCGGTTTCGTGGGCACTGCGACCCACCCCGTGCCCCTGACCCCAGACGAGGTACAGCACTTGCTGGAGATCGCTGGTCTGGCTGGCAAGAAAGAAGCCCCCAAGCCCCAGGTCACCTTCAAGGAAGGTGACGTGGTACGGGTGGCCTCCGGTCCCTTCGCCGACTTTACCGGCGTGGTGGGCGAGGTCAACCTCGAGCGCCAGAAGGTCAAGGTGCTGGTATCTATTTTCGGGCGCGAAACCCCAGTGGAGCTGGAGTTCTCGCAGGTGGTTCGCGCATAG
- a CDS encoding sensor histidine kinase, with protein sequence MEPIPSLYRLIRLYRLILPLVIVLVVVLFELSLEPYQGQPVAFWLRLGFYGLVGPLVTWMTLEWIAQQVQDRERAQRALEAANRRLEAIGNILKRASAADNLEQALTTVVQEVAQALGMEAALTLEGVRATSPGFKGQAVPHYELPLPGMQGKLEVAPPRPLSGEEKSFLEVLAAEIAGALDTVRARSRDLLTLYEVDQALRAEANLERLLQRLMERILAWAGASGGGVLLLDEENFLQPQVLRDLELPPYAFVPEHQWKEALEAPVFVRDNLLAVPLHQQTAIGLLLVQGEADNLRQRLPFLRFLAAQVALAVRNAQAYLRAEELALTEERNRIAREIHDGIAQALAFMALKLDLAERLLQTDLQRAVEELQQVKEALRGQIREVRRSIFALRPIDLERYGFLESVRRYASAFAEQAGFRVRLILPEKIELSQASELVFFRVLQEALTNAAKHGRPGLVQVKITPLGERGGVLEISDNGKGFKVSDSASGMGGFGLTQMRERVEARGGRFTVESVEHQGTTVRAELPF encoded by the coding sequence ATGGAGCCCATCCCCAGCCTTTATCGTCTAATCAGGCTCTACCGGCTGATTCTGCCGCTGGTCATTGTGCTGGTGGTGGTGCTTTTTGAGCTTTCCCTCGAGCCCTATCAGGGCCAGCCGGTGGCCTTCTGGCTGCGGTTGGGCTTTTATGGCCTGGTAGGGCCCCTGGTCACCTGGATGACCCTGGAGTGGATTGCCCAGCAGGTACAAGACCGAGAACGCGCTCAGCGTGCTCTGGAAGCGGCCAACCGGCGGCTCGAGGCCATCGGCAACATCCTCAAGCGGGCCTCGGCAGCCGACAACCTCGAGCAAGCCCTGACCACAGTGGTACAGGAGGTAGCGCAAGCGCTGGGAATGGAGGCCGCGCTGACCCTCGAGGGGGTTCGGGCAACCTCACCCGGCTTCAAGGGCCAAGCCGTGCCGCATTACGAACTGCCCTTGCCGGGCATGCAAGGCAAGCTCGAGGTGGCCCCGCCCCGCCCGCTCTCGGGCGAGGAGAAGAGTTTTTTGGAAGTGCTGGCAGCCGAAATTGCCGGGGCACTGGACACCGTTCGTGCCCGCAGCCGCGACCTGCTCACCCTTTACGAAGTAGACCAGGCCCTGCGCGCCGAAGCCAACCTAGAGCGCTTGTTGCAGCGCCTGATGGAGCGCATCCTGGCCTGGGCCGGGGCCAGCGGGGGTGGGGTGTTGTTGCTGGATGAGGAGAATTTCTTGCAGCCGCAGGTGTTGCGAGACCTCGAGCTTCCCCCCTACGCCTTTGTACCCGAGCACCAGTGGAAGGAAGCCCTGGAAGCCCCGGTGTTTGTGCGGGACAACCTGCTGGCGGTGCCGCTACACCAACAGACCGCCATTGGCCTGCTGCTCGTTCAGGGTGAGGCCGACAACCTGCGCCAGAGACTACCCTTTTTGCGCTTTCTGGCCGCCCAGGTTGCGCTGGCGGTCCGCAATGCCCAGGCCTATCTGCGGGCCGAGGAACTGGCCCTCACCGAGGAGCGCAATCGCATTGCCCGCGAAATCCACGACGGCATCGCCCAGGCATTGGCCTTTATGGCCCTCAAACTCGACCTGGCCGAACGGCTATTACAAACCGACTTACAGCGTGCCGTCGAAGAACTCCAGCAGGTCAAGGAGGCCCTGCGGGGCCAGATACGGGAGGTACGGCGCAGCATATTTGCCCTGCGGCCCATTGATCTGGAGCGCTATGGCTTTCTGGAGTCGGTGCGGCGCTATGCCAGTGCTTTTGCCGAGCAGGCGGGCTTCCGGGTGCGCCTGATCCTACCGGAAAAAATCGAGCTCTCGCAGGCTTCCGAGTTGGTATTTTTCCGGGTCTTGCAAGAGGCGCTGACTAATGCTGCCAAGCACGGCAGGCCTGGCCTGGTGCAGGTCAAGATCACGCCGCTGGGTGAGCGGGGCGGTGTGCTGGAGATCAGCGACAACGGCAAGGGATTCAAAGTCTCAGACTCGGCAAGCGGCATGGGTGGCTTTGGTCTGACCCAGATGCGCGAACGGGTCGAGGCCCGGGGCGGACGCTTTACAGTCGAGTCGGTAGAGCACCAGGGCACCACTGTACGCGCCGAACTGCCCTTTTGA
- a CDS encoding RNA methyltransferase encodes MNWLENVRIVLVGSQEPMNVGAAARAMQNFGISDLWLVAPEPRVLEDLALRPGGSMAYRLAVHAEEILDNLEVVQALPEAVADARLVVGTTVREREIYTGPVVGPRPMAQRVAEVAPQGRVAVVFGRETSGLTTEEIDLSQLIVRIPTAPKQPSLNLAQAVLLLCYEIFGAASAPPAPDRPPLAEQAALQQLFDDLREYILRIGFTDENRLPYAVRRFRRLLHKASLTPGEVQFLRGFLHQSRWYAQHGRRKTDPEG; translated from the coding sequence ATGAATTGGCTTGAGAACGTTCGTATTGTGCTGGTAGGCAGCCAAGAACCCATGAACGTGGGGGCCGCCGCACGCGCTATGCAAAACTTTGGTATCTCGGACTTGTGGCTGGTAGCCCCCGAACCCCGGGTGCTGGAGGATCTGGCCCTGCGCCCCGGGGGCTCCATGGCCTACCGTCTGGCGGTACACGCCGAAGAGATTCTAGACAACCTCGAGGTAGTACAAGCCCTCCCCGAGGCCGTAGCCGATGCACGGCTGGTGGTGGGCACCACCGTGCGGGAACGGGAAATTTACACCGGGCCGGTAGTGGGGCCCAGGCCGATGGCCCAGCGGGTAGCTGAGGTCGCACCGCAGGGCAGGGTAGCGGTGGTTTTCGGGCGCGAGACCTCGGGCCTGACCACCGAGGAGATCGACCTATCCCAGCTAATTGTACGCATTCCAACTGCACCCAAGCAGCCCAGCCTCAACCTGGCCCAGGCGGTGTTGTTGCTTTGCTATGAGATTTTCGGCGCCGCTTCGGCTCCGCCCGCCCCCGACCGCCCCCCGCTAGCCGAGCAGGCTGCCCTGCAGCAGCTCTTCGACGACCTGCGCGAGTACATCCTGCGCATCGGCTTTACCGACGAGAACCGCCTGCCCTATGCCGTCCGGCGCTTTCGCCGACTGCTGCATAAGGCCAGCCTGACCCCGGGCGAGGTACAGTTTTTGCGGGGATTTTTACATCAAAGCCGTTGGTATGCCCAGCACGGACGGCGAAAGACTGACCCGGAAGGGTAA